One genomic window of Lepeophtheirus salmonis chromosome 5, UVic_Lsal_1.4, whole genome shotgun sequence includes the following:
- the peb gene encoding uncharacterized protein peb, which yields MQIVSSNNGMDAALRPNLMSSYLGFSLPHSTHRLLTPSEGSNSPPPSQISSSSSTKILTKDSPQDLNCPLCSIVLHSQKDFTAHIRGHNEVKPLPDPNDPTGQAKVYYCCLCKKMLSSFSSLDRHMLVHSGERPFSCQKCGQTFTTNGNMHRHKRTHGNRDSHDSDGSTGARSTVGRPPKNGPGRKKKNPTHLIDETFPKTRAPLLPGVPVPSENNPVALPLPSSEELFKNEFPCLLPPSIQSPSPIQSQHQQQQPQQQHLPCSLPGFSCPICKLTLLTEFTLETHINLSHPGMEVPCDECTVSFSTYYLLKLHKDLSHHKSYFSLATQLQKAAVAAAAASASQQTIHHALSLSSPPSSDKKSDSDVSPIKMSSSSSPFEKFSSSKDSDSASNQDFSEQMLDENDPLIRDMKMKGEFPCRLCTAVYPNLRALKGHNKEHLLKPPYVCNVGRCIYSSNDKSTLARHMRGHTGEKPFECKICHFGFTTKANCERHVKNKHSKLNREQIRESMILHESDDPNFQSHLDLLSDKQQGMEEDSDENEKVLKGLSKPPPVFFAPYHSSLFRSANVTDEEKSSPEKNSDDESESHMEKRPFKTEGIPLDLSRPTKKVKLNDHHGFIPFKNKSEDDFPFSSSNGPLCETIPSNVTSTPLPSLSNNESNSNAPTLPLPPPQFPLIFPHLMNSSFDFPTFFFAQQEILRRQAAYAASANTTTPLGPNPGLLFKHLLNLQNNSTPLLSPPSQTDNKSENDYKLVIKDGVLMKKQKQKRYRKERPYACDRCDAKFTLRSNMERHIKNQHVKGSNGLEENSSVLFDEEDMDEEMEEEEEPINVIDDELGDEGSPSPAVPLNTDNNNSTNILSCPYCGDKFTWISALKEHLLTTCNKGGPFKCGDCPSWFNSRTNRDKHFQNRHGSNNNNNNKGESSMDLGEEEGLLISNDSATPFKCHLCEDGSFPDRGEALIHLQIAHTKEYKDLLEKGVFESALNETSENNMEIGSGGGVTSDDNASELSLRGKFPDYGNRKIICLFCIRKFWSAEDLRRHVRTHTGERPYSCDICQKRFSLKHSMLRHRKKHDSGVSSSSSSDSDSDHGNRSPSSVSPKSINPYSSS from the exons ATGCAAATTGTATCCTCTAACAACGGTATGGATGCAGCTTTAAGGCCGAATCTAATGA GTTCCTATCTAGGCTTTTCTCTTCCCCACTCAACACATCGACTCCTCACCCCAAGTGAGGGCTCCAATTCCCCTCCACCTTCTCAAATTAGCTCCTCTTCTTCTACAAAGATTCTTACCAAAGATAGCCCACAAGACCTCAATTGTCCTCTCTGTTCCATTGTGCTTCACTCCCAAAAAGACTTTACGGCACATATCCGTGGGCACAATGAAGTGAAGCCCCTTCCTGACCCAAATGACCCAACTGGACAAGCAAAAGTCTACTACTGTTGCCTCTGCAAAAAGATGCTATCTTCCTTTAGTTCCCTGGATCGACATATGCTCGTTCATTCTGGAGAAAGGCCCTTTTCATGTCAAAAGTGTGGACAAACATTCACAACGAATGGAAACATGCATCGTCACAAAAGAACGCATGGGAATAGAGATTCTCACGATAGTGATGGAAGCACCGGTGCACGTTCTACTGTTGGAAGGCCTCCTAAAAATGGTCCTGGacggaaaaagaaaaatccaactCATCTGATTGACGAAACATTTCCAAAGACAAGAGCTCCTCTACTTCCAGGAGTCCCCGTACCTTCAGAAAATAATCCTGTTGCTCTACCCCTTCCAAGCAGCGAGGAACTCTTTAAAAACGAATTCCCATGTCTCCTTCCTCCATCCATTCAATCTCCATCCCCTATACAAAGCCAGCATCAACAACAACAGCCTCAACAACAGCATTTACCGTGTTCTCTTCCTGGGTTCTCTTGTCCCATTTGCAAGCTAACGCTCCTGACTGAGTTTACTCTGGAAACTCACATCAACTTAAGCCACCCCGGCATGGAAGTACCTTGTGATGAATGTACAGTTTCCTTCAgtacctattatttattaaagcttCATAAGGACCTCTCACATCACAAGTCCTACTTCTCCCTTGCAACTCAACTACAAAAAGCTGCTGTTGCCGCCGCCGCTGCTTCAGCCTCTCAACAAACAATTCATCATGCCCTATCTCTTTCCTCACCTCCTTCATCAGATAAGAAATCCGACTCTGACGTCTCTCCTATCAAGATGTCGTCCTCCTCATCCCCATTTGAAAAGTTCTCTTCTTCGAAGGACTCTGACTCTGCAAGTAATCAAGACTTCTCTGAACAAATGCTGGATGAAAATGATCCTCTGATACGTGATATGAAGATGAAAGGAGAGTTTCCTTGCCGACTCTGCACTGCTGTTTATCCAAATCTGAGAGCTCTGAAAGGACACAATAAGGAACATCTCCTTAAACCACCCTACGTTTGTAATGTTGGAAGATGCATTTATAGCTCCAATGATAAGAGTACACTTGCAAGGCACATGAGAGGCCACACGGGAGAAAAACCCTTTGAGTGCAAGATCTGTCACTTTGGATTCACCACGAAGGCTAATTGCGAAAGGCATGTGAAGAACAAACACTCAAAGTTGAATAGGGAACAAATTCGAGAGTCCATGATTCTGCATGAGTCCGATGATCCCAATTTTCAAAGTCATCTGGATCTCCTAAGCGATAAACAACAAGGAATGGAAGAGGACTCTGATGAAAATGAAAAGGTTTTGAAGGGTCTGAGCAAGCCACCCCCAGTATTCTTTGCGCCCTATCATTCCTCGCTCTTTAGATCTGCCAATGTAACAGATGAAGAAAAATCATCTCCTGAGAAGAACTCTGATGATGAGAGTGAGTCTCACATGGAAAAGAGGCCCTTCAAAACGGAAGGCATTCCCCTTGACTTGAGCAGACCAACTAAGAAAGTCAAACTAAATGATCATCATGGGTTCATTCCTTTCAAAAACAAGTCTGAGGATGACTTTCCTTTCTCTTCCTCAAATGGACCTTTATGTGAGACCATTCCATCCAATGTAACTAGTACACCCCTCCCTTCACTCAGCAACAACGAGAGCAATTCAAATGCGCCAACACTTCCTTTACCCCCTCCCCAATTCCCTCTCATCTTTCCTCATCTCATGAACTCCAGTTTTGACTTTCCAACGTTTTTCTTCGCACAACAAGAGATCCTTCGTCGACAGGCTGCATATGCTGCCTCAGCCAATACCACTACCCCTCTCGGACCAAATCCAGGACTTCTCTTCAAACATCTACTAAACCTTCAAAACAATTCAACTCCTCTTCTATCCCCTCCCTCGCAAACAGACAACAAGTCCGAAAACGACTACAAACTCGTTATCAAGGATGGTGTTctcatgaaaaaacaaaaacaaaagcgTTATCGTAAGGAGCGGCCCTATGCCTGTGATCGCTGTGATGCAAAGTTCACTCTTCGCTCCAATATGGAGCGCCACATCAAGAATCAGCATGTAAAGGGAAGTAATGGACTAGAGGAGAATAGCTCTGTCCTCTTTGATGAAGAAGACATGGATGAGGAgatggaagaagaagaagagccCATCAACGTCATTGATGATGAGCTTGGAGATGAAGGATCTCCTTCTCCTGCAGTTCCCCTCAACACTGATAACAATaatagtacaaatattttatcttgtcCCTATTGCGGCGATAAATTCACTTGGATCTCAGCACTTAAGGAGCATTTGCTCACTACGTGCAATAAAGGAGGACCTTTCAAATGCGGAGACTGTCCCTCCTGGTTCAACAGTCGGACGAATCGAGACAAACATTTCCAAAACCGTCATGgcagcaataataataataacaacaaaggAGAATCCTCTATGGACCTTGGGGAAGAGGAGGGTCTTCTTATCTCGAACGACTCCGCGACTCCCTTCAAATGTCACCTCTGTGAAGATGGTTCCTTTCCAGACCGAGGAGAAGCCCTCATTCACCTCCAAATAGCTCACACCAAAGAATACAAAGACCTTCTCGAAAAAGGTGTCTTTGAGTCGGCCCTCAACGAGACATCAGAGAACAATATGGAGATCGGCAGCGGTGGCGGCGTAACAAGCGATGATAATGCCTCTGAGCTCTCACTCCGAGGAAAGTTCCCAGACTATGGAAATcgtaaaataatatgtttgttctgCATTAGAAAATTTTGGTCTGCAGAAGATCTACGACGTCATGTTCGAACTCATACAGGAGAGAGACCCTACTCTTGCGACATCTGTCAAAAAAGATTCAGTTTAAAACATTCAATGCTACGCCATCGCAAGAAACACGACTCTGGTGTATCCTCATCGTCATCCAGTGATTCTGACTCGGATCATGGAAACCGCTCCCCTTCCTCAGTTTCTCCAAAGTCTATTAATCCTTACAGCAGTAGTTAG